One segment of Metallosphaera cuprina Ar-4 DNA contains the following:
- a CDS encoding nucleotidyltransferase, which produces MISFEKIGDVLDEIKKLIDFVIIGDTIVDLSLGRKGIESDLDLFPINFSVIVNYDELKEFVNDRGWDLGSTPIDTPRIVIPLGDDQLQVDIYENIQDFFVPSIVIESAEEMKIGKGFFKVIKLEDYILLKANAFREEDEEELKKIIQLIGERKLKIDMKVLASHVKDFEENKDSIEERLASIGLKLSS; this is translated from the coding sequence TTGATTTCGTTCGAAAAGATTGGAGACGTTTTGGACGAGATAAAGAAATTAATCGATTTTGTAATTATAGGGGATACGATAGTAGATCTATCGCTTGGGAGGAAGGGAATTGAGAGCGATCTAGATCTTTTCCCTATAAACTTCAGCGTAATTGTGAACTATGACGAACTTAAAGAATTTGTTAACGATAGAGGCTGGGATTTAGGTTCAACTCCAATAGATACCCCAAGGATAGTTATACCACTTGGAGACGACCAATTGCAGGTCGATATTTATGAGAATATTCAGGACTTCTTCGTACCTTCAATAGTTATTGAAAGCGCGGAGGAAATGAAAATTGGTAAAGGCTTTTTCAAAGTGATAAAGTTGGAGGACTACATTCTTCTTAAGGCTAACGCCTTTAGAGAGGAGGATGAGGAGGAGTTGAAGAAAATTATTCAACTCATTGGTGAAAGGAAGCTAAAAATAGACATGAAAGTCTTAGCATCTCATGTTAAGGACTTTGAAGAAAATAAGGATAGTATAGAGGAGAGA
- a CDS encoding thiamine pyrophosphate-binding protein: protein MSQPKRKEETVGREMMGDEALSYVLKEIGVKRVFTSTSIPDFLLERLNQYSLQVDISLSVRDAIGLADAYARETGEGGVVISAPESGLLEGIEIIAQAFSDSVPLLLLGTLRSYRDTGRARVGELRSPDDVSAALSPFIKFKERVISIEEITVTVEKGYKEALSNRMRPALVEIAEELFKLKAFPLSPAEQKPEKKTPDKNTVAKVAEVLGNSKLPVIIAGYGVKASGSTPQLIELAELLDAPVITTFRAKGVFPASHPLYAGEGLGVFSTEAASKIVMEADSILVLGSRLPQLSTAGWSMRYKGFLMHNNVDGEDIGKTFIPQVPIVADTGLFLKELITILKQKIKEPIKREVRSDIAASRKVFTLKPHSGLWPYDVTRLLYQFKFSKYFIDLTAPTFDLVRLPIDSPVWFTSESMIERGIGVTGLIQSGDENGIGITDLAGAIKNIGLIQQRLAKMKGTLLIFNDNGLTYLDTFKSDIPSIGRINNPVNMDQKLEASIGAITVDTYGGLKEVLERDRQPKVVNVKIDPRYESIVLLNTGS, encoded by the coding sequence TTGAGTCAGCCGAAGAGAAAGGAAGAGACGGTTGGAAGGGAAATGATGGGAGATGAGGCTCTTTCTTACGTTCTAAAGGAAATAGGAGTTAAGAGAGTGTTCACATCGACTTCAATCCCAGACTTTCTTCTAGAAAGATTAAATCAGTATAGCCTGCAAGTTGACATCTCACTAAGTGTCAGAGACGCGATAGGCTTGGCTGACGCTTACGCCAGAGAAACTGGAGAAGGTGGAGTTGTAATAAGTGCCCCTGAAAGTGGACTTTTGGAAGGGATAGAGATTATAGCCCAAGCGTTCTCTGACTCAGTACCACTCCTCCTCTTAGGGACCCTGAGATCTTACAGAGACACCGGAAGAGCTAGAGTTGGAGAACTGAGATCGCCAGATGACGTGTCAGCTGCCCTCTCGCCCTTCATCAAGTTCAAGGAAAGGGTAATCAGCATAGAGGAAATAACTGTAACGGTAGAGAAGGGATATAAGGAGGCTTTAAGCAACAGGATGAGACCTGCTTTAGTTGAAATTGCAGAAGAACTATTTAAATTGAAGGCTTTTCCCCTTTCTCCAGCTGAGCAGAAACCAGAAAAGAAAACTCCAGACAAGAACACGGTCGCTAAAGTAGCAGAGGTGTTAGGCAACTCTAAACTGCCTGTAATAATAGCGGGATATGGGGTGAAGGCATCAGGATCAACTCCTCAACTAATTGAGTTAGCTGAGTTGTTAGACGCTCCGGTCATAACGACTTTCCGAGCTAAAGGCGTATTCCCGGCATCCCATCCTCTTTACGCTGGTGAGGGACTAGGAGTTTTTTCTACGGAAGCAGCGTCTAAGATAGTTATGGAAGCCGATTCAATACTGGTTTTAGGTTCTAGGCTACCTCAGCTGAGTACGGCGGGCTGGTCAATGCGCTACAAGGGATTTTTAATGCATAATAACGTTGATGGAGAAGACATAGGAAAAACTTTCATCCCTCAGGTTCCTATAGTTGCCGATACTGGTCTGTTCTTAAAGGAGCTCATAACCATTTTAAAACAAAAAATCAAGGAACCGATAAAGAGAGAAGTAAGATCTGATATTGCTGCAAGCAGAAAAGTCTTCACTCTTAAACCACATTCTGGCTTATGGCCTTATGACGTAACTAGACTACTTTATCAGTTTAAGTTCTCTAAGTATTTCATAGACTTAACAGCACCGACCTTTGATCTGGTCAGACTACCGATAGATAGTCCAGTCTGGTTTACTAGCGAATCTATGATAGAGAGGGGCATAGGTGTTACTGGGCTAATTCAATCAGGCGATGAAAACGGTATAGGTATCACCGACCTAGCAGGAGCCATCAAAAACATAGGTCTTATTCAACAAAGACTAGCTAAGATGAAAGGGACGTTACTCATATTCAATGATAACGGTCTAACTTACTTGGATACGTTCAAATCAGATATCCCTTCAATTGGAAGAATCAATAACCCAGTAAACATGGATCAAAAGTTAGAGGCGTCAATAGGCGCTATTACTGTAGACACGTATGGAGGTCTAAAGGAAGTTCTAGAAAGGGATAGACAACCAAAAGTAGTTAACGTTAAGATAGACCCGAGATACGAGTCAATTGTACTCCTAAATACGGGATCGTAA
- a CDS encoding GMP synthase (glutamine-hydrolyzing), which produces MFSPEKFIEEIEPQVKSIVGNNRLVAAVSGGVDSTTAAVIMYRILGDKVTPVMLDTGFLRENEAERVKSSLSNIIPLEIEDVSEMFMKGLEGIGDAEAKRKKFRELFYSTISNIVSKYNSKFLVQGTIAADWIETKGGIKTQHNVLVQLGINTEKTWGFSLIEPLADLYKNEVRELARYIGLPREISERQPFPGPGLLIRCVGVLTKDKLEVARRANSIVERTLSKYHPSQYFAAVFERESEVDRKLSEALLDEIRVYKVKATGVKGDVRSYGKIASFRLRRSYSEIREVSSKITSGDFTRALMRIKEGKGKYSVAIRAVSTEDFMTADILELDPDTLMELAEEITKVKDVGEVVYDVTTKPPATIEYE; this is translated from the coding sequence ATGTTCTCTCCAGAGAAGTTCATTGAAGAGATAGAGCCACAAGTGAAATCAATAGTTGGGAACAACAGACTGGTGGCAGCGGTTAGTGGAGGTGTTGATAGCACAACTGCGGCCGTGATAATGTACAGGATTCTGGGCGATAAGGTCACACCAGTCATGCTCGATACTGGTTTTCTTCGCGAGAACGAGGCTGAGCGGGTTAAGAGTTCCCTTAGTAACATCATTCCACTAGAGATCGAGGACGTATCTGAAATGTTTATGAAAGGACTTGAGGGAATAGGAGACGCGGAGGCTAAAAGGAAAAAGTTTAGAGAGCTATTTTACTCCACCATTTCTAATATAGTCTCGAAATATAACTCTAAGTTCTTAGTTCAAGGGACCATCGCTGCGGACTGGATAGAAACGAAAGGAGGTATAAAGACTCAACATAACGTTTTGGTTCAGCTGGGCATAAACACCGAGAAGACTTGGGGCTTTTCATTAATTGAACCCCTAGCCGATTTATACAAGAATGAGGTCAGGGAATTAGCTAGATACATCGGATTACCTAGAGAAATCTCGGAGAGACAACCGTTTCCAGGACCAGGACTGCTCATTAGATGTGTCGGCGTTTTAACAAAGGATAAACTGGAGGTAGCAAGAAGAGCAAACTCTATAGTTGAAAGAACCCTTTCAAAATATCATCCTTCCCAATATTTTGCAGCCGTGTTTGAGAGGGAGAGTGAAGTGGACCGTAAACTATCCGAGGCACTTTTAGATGAAATAAGGGTATATAAGGTTAAGGCCACTGGAGTTAAGGGAGATGTTAGAAGTTATGGCAAGATAGCTTCCTTCAGGCTAAGAAGAAGTTATAGCGAAATTAGGGAGGTATCTAGCAAAATTACATCAGGCGACTTCACTAGAGCCCTGATGAGGATTAAGGAGGGCAAAGGCAAGTACTCTGTCGCCATAAGGGCAGTGAGCACTGAGGATTTTATGACAGCCGATATACTGGAGTTAGATCCTGATACGCTGATGGAGTTAGCCGAAGAGATTACAAAAGTTAAAGATGTAGGAGAGGTTGTTTACGACGTTACAACTAAACCTCCTGCTACAATAGAGTACGAATAA
- a CDS encoding cobyric acid synthase: MAIIISSSMSDSGKSLLTAVLVKHLRGIPFKAQNMSLNSFPTKDGGEIAFIQAFQAIGGGLAPQRFMNPVLLKPSGKGIEVIVWGESQGNLSAEEYYSKIGIIWEKINSVISKEMVIESAGGIGEPNFIERDISGFKIMQRGVPSVLVLDIERGGAFASAYGIYNMLPSSVRDKLKGFIINKFRGDEKLLDQAISWLENRTSMKYLGVIPYDERLRIMAEDSMNVSDLGDGELEVGVISYPYMSNFNEFHVFANSNARLRFITKPSQLSKADLVILPGTRNTKISLTWLIERGFLDVLKRKTVLGICGGFQIMGNKLLDPFGLEAGEPSSYEGLGLLPINVKFRSEKVVSISRARSDFGSIDGYEIRRGDIDYIRHKPLLQIEYRNGAKVEIEDGAWNENFIGLSIHGSLYSEGGKAILKQLGIKIGSSSLEDDIKKSVNLAYDIIKDKVDLERIEQIYIENDRNET, from the coding sequence ATGGCAATTATAATTTCTTCTAGCATGAGCGACTCAGGGAAGTCCTTGCTCACGGCAGTTTTGGTTAAGCATCTTCGAGGAATTCCTTTTAAGGCGCAAAACATGTCTTTGAATAGCTTTCCGACTAAAGATGGTGGAGAGATAGCATTCATACAGGCTTTTCAAGCCATAGGTGGTGGGCTTGCGCCACAGAGGTTTATGAATCCCGTCCTTCTTAAGCCCTCTGGAAAAGGAATAGAGGTAATAGTATGGGGAGAATCACAGGGAAATCTATCTGCAGAAGAGTATTATTCAAAAATAGGAATAATTTGGGAAAAAATTAATAGTGTAATAAGCAAAGAGATGGTAATAGAGAGCGCTGGAGGTATAGGGGAGCCTAATTTCATAGAGAGAGACATATCGGGTTTTAAGATCATGCAGAGAGGTGTTCCCTCAGTATTGGTACTAGATATAGAGAGGGGAGGCGCATTCGCCTCAGCGTATGGGATATATAACATGTTACCGTCATCTGTTAGGGACAAACTGAAGGGCTTCATCATAAACAAATTCAGAGGTGACGAGAAGCTTCTAGACCAAGCGATTTCTTGGTTAGAGAACAGAACTTCGATGAAATATTTAGGGGTTATACCTTACGATGAGAGATTGAGGATAATGGCCGAAGACTCTATGAACGTCTCCGATCTTGGAGATGGAGAGTTGGAGGTCGGTGTCATATCTTATCCATACATGAGCAATTTCAATGAGTTCCACGTGTTTGCCAACTCCAACGCTAGATTGCGATTTATAACTAAGCCATCTCAACTTAGTAAGGCCGACCTGGTTATACTGCCAGGGACTAGAAACACAAAGATCTCATTAACTTGGTTGATAGAAAGGGGTTTCTTGGACGTTTTGAAAAGGAAGACCGTATTAGGGATATGTGGTGGGTTCCAAATTATGGGAAACAAGCTTCTCGATCCTTTTGGACTGGAGGCTGGAGAACCCAGTTCTTATGAGGGATTAGGGTTGCTACCTATCAACGTTAAGTTTAGATCAGAGAAAGTGGTTTCCATAAGTAGGGCGAGATCAGATTTCGGAAGTATAGACGGGTATGAAATACGGAGGGGAGATATAGATTATATACGTCATAAACCTTTGCTCCAGATAGAGTACAGAAACGGAGCTAAAGTCGAGATAGAAGATGGTGCCTGGAACGAGAACTTTATAGGGCTCAGTATTCACGGTTCTCTTTACTCTGAAGGAGGAAAGGCGATCCTTAAGCAGCTTGGAATAAAGATCGGTTCAAGCTCTCTTGAAGACGACATAAAGAAGTCCGTTAACTTAGCTTACGACATAATTAAGGATAAAGTAGATCTTGAAAGGATAGAACAGATTTATATTGAAAATGATCGCAATGAGACATAA
- a CDS encoding adenosylcobinamide-GDP ribazoletransferase, which translates to MRVLKGILGQLSFFTIIPVGKTDFESTVEYSFLAPLIVGVVTGSIDFLALFLAKPLIGNLSVLVLIPVVEIVRGFNHLDGLLDFGDALMIRGNVEERRRALKDFSIGTGGIGIAIVYLIVFYIAVRTIPRIGVTTLLSLISAEVLSRSVGLLTLAIMKPMEGSNLGKMFHEKLRRKWPALIIQSLPFITPGTLILMPVLLATFTLLGKRVLGGSSGDLTGMTITLSFPLLLLGENKCLQFLFLRYF; encoded by the coding sequence GTGAGAGTATTAAAGGGAATCCTAGGGCAGCTATCTTTTTTTACAATAATACCTGTTGGGAAAACCGATTTCGAATCCACTGTGGAGTACTCGTTCCTGGCTCCTCTGATAGTTGGAGTAGTCACGGGTTCCATTGATTTCTTAGCGTTATTCTTGGCTAAACCTCTTATAGGAAATCTGTCCGTTTTAGTCTTGATCCCTGTTGTAGAGATAGTAAGAGGGTTTAATCATCTGGATGGTCTACTAGATTTTGGGGACGCTCTCATGATAAGGGGAAATGTAGAAGAGAGGAGACGTGCACTAAAAGACTTTTCTATAGGTACAGGCGGAATAGGAATCGCTATTGTCTACCTGATCGTTTTCTACATCGCTGTAAGAACAATTCCTCGGATAGGTGTAACTACGTTACTCTCTCTTATATCAGCTGAAGTCTTGAGCAGAAGCGTAGGACTACTAACTCTGGCAATTATGAAGCCTATGGAAGGAAGCAATTTAGGTAAAATGTTTCATGAGAAGTTGAGAAGAAAATGGCCAGCTCTAATCATCCAAAGCTTACCCTTCATAACACCCGGCACATTAATTCTAATGCCTGTTCTTTTAGCGACGTTTACGTTACTTGGAAAAAGGGTTCTTGGAGGTTCATCAGGTGATCTAACAGGTATGACAATAACGTTGAGTTTCCCATTGCTTCTATTAGGTGAGAACAAGTGCTTGCAATTCTTATTTTTGCGATATTTTTAG
- a CDS encoding cobalamin biosynthesis protein: MLAILIFAIFLDLIIGEPPLLAHPVVYVGKISEKLIKPYRGKMYGVFIWVSSVVPVLLLCLLPIYVQIRIVEMLILVYVLKTTFSIRLLYSIVARASPLREDSRKVVQNIVRRDLSNASMGHVASAAIESLFESMVDGITSPIFWFLFLGLPGALLQRFANTMDSMVGYKTAELIREGYFSAKIDTILNYIPARLTALFMLLAGLLLGLNVRKAVSSLREAKMESPNAKYPISIAAGLLGVRLEKMNQYSVGFGDLPTSTHIELALILFKMTLLLYLVTILVCYYYFYGFSLLSYPYGLIELL, translated from the coding sequence GTGCTTGCAATTCTTATTTTTGCGATATTTTTAGACCTAATAATTGGGGAACCTCCTCTATTAGCTCATCCAGTAGTTTATGTTGGGAAAATATCTGAAAAGTTGATTAAACCCTATAGAGGTAAAATGTACGGTGTCTTCATATGGGTGTCATCCGTAGTACCGGTGCTTTTGTTATGTTTACTCCCAATTTATGTGCAGATAAGAATTGTAGAGATGCTGATACTCGTTTACGTTCTTAAGACTACCTTTTCCATAAGACTGCTCTACTCTATTGTGGCCAGAGCTTCACCATTGAGAGAGGACTCTCGAAAGGTAGTCCAGAACATCGTAAGAAGGGATCTAAGCAACGCATCCATGGGTCACGTTGCCTCTGCTGCAATCGAATCCCTTTTTGAAAGCATGGTTGACGGTATAACTTCACCAATTTTTTGGTTTCTGTTCTTAGGATTACCTGGAGCACTGCTTCAAAGATTTGCAAACACTATGGATAGCATGGTAGGTTATAAAACGGCTGAACTTATAAGAGAGGGTTACTTCTCGGCTAAGATCGATACAATTCTAAACTATATACCCGCGAGATTGACAGCCCTATTTATGCTTCTTGCAGGACTTTTACTTGGTTTGAATGTAAGAAAAGCCGTCTCCTCATTGAGGGAGGCCAAAATGGAGAGCCCGAACGCAAAGTATCCTATTAGCATCGCAGCAGGACTTCTTGGGGTTAGATTGGAAAAAATGAATCAGTACAGCGTAGGTTTTGGAGACCTGCCTACATCAACTCATATTGAGCTGGCTCTAATCCTCTTCAAGATGACACTATTGCTCTATTTAGTTACTATCCTAGTTTGTTATTACTACTTTTATGGCTTTTCCTTGCTTAGCTATCCTTACGGCCTCATTGAACTCCTCTAA
- a CDS encoding zinc-dependent dehydrogenase: protein MKAILMEGSKAVLKEVAIPKLNKGDVLVEMKVCGLCGTDIEKICGQYTASQPILGHEPAGIVVESMSDLVKPGDRVFAHHHVPCYECYYCKRGSPTMCPYYRKTNLDPGGFAELFRVPAWNVERGGILVLPNNVTFEEASFIEPLATVVRSHNRVGLTKEDSVLIVGAGPMGLLHLLKAQETGVNNILISDVSEYRLDFASSLGNVIPINPVKARVEEIVRGNTEGRGADIAIIASGSPQAIISGLNSIRKGGKVLLFGVPYKGTILDYDVSNLLNNEISIVSSNAAVEEDTREALRLISERRLNVSRLITHKFSLEEFNEAVRIAKQGKAIKVVITN, encoded by the coding sequence ATGAAAGCCATATTAATGGAAGGAAGTAAGGCTGTACTTAAGGAAGTTGCGATCCCTAAATTAAATAAGGGAGACGTGCTAGTAGAGATGAAGGTCTGCGGTCTTTGTGGTACTGATATAGAGAAGATATGTGGACAATACACAGCGTCACAACCTATTTTGGGTCACGAACCTGCAGGTATCGTAGTCGAGTCTATGTCAGATTTAGTGAAACCTGGGGATAGAGTATTTGCACACCATCACGTTCCGTGTTACGAATGTTACTATTGTAAGAGAGGAAGCCCTACTATGTGTCCTTATTACAGGAAGACCAACTTAGATCCAGGAGGTTTCGCAGAACTATTTCGAGTTCCAGCATGGAACGTAGAGAGAGGCGGGATATTAGTCCTACCAAATAATGTAACTTTCGAGGAGGCATCTTTCATAGAACCTTTGGCTACTGTTGTGAGATCTCATAATCGTGTAGGGTTAACAAAAGAGGATAGCGTTTTAATTGTTGGTGCAGGGCCCATGGGACTTCTTCATCTCCTTAAGGCCCAAGAGACTGGGGTTAATAACATCCTAATATCCGACGTCTCGGAGTATAGACTTGATTTCGCATCTTCACTAGGTAACGTGATTCCTATAAATCCTGTCAAGGCTAGAGTAGAGGAGATAGTTAGGGGAAACACGGAAGGAAGGGGAGCTGATATCGCTATAATAGCGTCTGGATCTCCCCAGGCCATAATTTCAGGCCTTAACTCGATTAGGAAAGGTGGAAAGGTCCTTCTATTCGGTGTTCCTTATAAGGGAACAATATTGGATTACGATGTCAGCAACCTGCTTAACAACGAGATCTCGATAGTGTCTAGTAACGCTGCAGTAGAAGAGGATACTAGGGAGGCCTTGAGGTTAATCTCTGAGAGAAGGCTAAACGTGTCTAGATTGATCACGCACAAATTTAGCTTAGAGGAGTTCAATGAGGCCGTAAGGATAGCTAAGCAAGGAAAAGCCATAAAAGTAGTAATAACAAACTAG
- a CDS encoding M48 family metalloprotease, producing MLLITFAFVTPILLALFYIIIPAIMVKRYHDLDSISINQLEEKSGVKIKVKVNSDDSVNAFSLPNRVVIVTRALLNNENDLQAALAHEIGHIKGKHHIKTFLMLIGLTIISIYVILDYNLLLGIGTVLLEIIISKFVSRYFEYSADRYAVTLVGRDQYLKLLTSYGNLEEKSSIFSTHPAVINRLKKI from the coding sequence GTGTTGCTGATTACTTTCGCCTTTGTCACTCCGATTTTATTGGCCTTATTTTACATAATAATTCCTGCCATAATGGTTAAAAGATATCATGATTTGGACTCGATTTCAATTAATCAGCTTGAGGAGAAGTCCGGAGTAAAAATTAAGGTTAAAGTCAATTCGGACGACTCAGTAAACGCCTTTTCTTTACCTAATAGAGTTGTGATAGTCACAAGAGCACTTTTAAATAACGAAAACGATTTACAAGCTGCCCTAGCGCACGAGATAGGGCACATTAAAGGGAAACATCACATTAAGACGTTTTTAATGTTGATAGGACTAACAATAATTTCCATTTACGTAATTCTAGATTACAACCTCTTGCTTGGGATAGGAACTGTTCTACTTGAAATAATAATTTCCAAGTTCGTCTCAAGGTATTTCGAATACTCAGCGGATAGATATGCAGTAACGTTAGTAGGTAGGGATCAATACTTGAAACTTCTCACCTCTTATGGTAACCTTGAAGAGAAGTCGTCCATATTTTCAACACATCCTGCTGTTATCAACAGACTTAAGAAAATTTAA
- a CDS encoding xanthine dehydrogenase family protein molybdopterin-binding subunit has protein sequence MKYVGKSIKRVEDPKLITGKGSYVDDIELPGTYYVMFLRSELPHAFIKVKSRENVFLGSQINPGRDFPIASNEVTYVGQPIAAVVARDRYEAQDLLESIEVEYQQLPFEVDPFKAMEDKVKVYSKLESNIHIKKEFFGGEPLKEIDKSPVVLTGELHNQRVIASPMETRGIVAWFDGNRLNVWSSTQSAHYLRRNLVSFLGISNIRVVQPDVGGAFGSKIITHPEEYAVSYLALKLGVPLKWIATRREEMITAGHGRDKWLRYKIGVNRDGTIRVLMGTVIGNLGAPYADANDDDGGNILSAARMLPGPYKIKHGYITAYGVNTNLTPTTSYRGAGRPEATYFIESIMEEVANELKIDPFEIRMRNVVRPEDMPFTNPFNITYDTGNYVEILNQSKPYYESLKSEATPSEECVGLGMYVEITAFGPWETARVYAKYDGKIVVVSGTGPHGQGEGTAFAQLAADVLEIPMELVEVKWGDTDIIEDGIGTWGSRTATIGGSAVMQASQELKKRIMEAAAKSMEADLEEIEYSEGKIRHKKTGKSIDLSEAIKSAYKLGIPLDVTSVYPVKKPTTPYGVHMALISVDKETGMIKVKKYVALDDIGNVINPLLAEGQIHGGSLQGISQALYEEAVFSDGLLQNGNFGDYTIPTAVETPKFSWRYVVNGLSPHPTGSKGVGEAGAVVGTPVIMSAIQRCLGKKFNYMPINLERALA, from the coding sequence ATGAAATACGTTGGCAAATCTATAAAAAGGGTAGAAGATCCAAAATTAATTACAGGAAAAGGATCTTATGTTGACGACATTGAATTACCAGGTACTTATTACGTTATGTTCCTCAGATCAGAATTACCTCACGCTTTTATAAAAGTAAAGAGTAGAGAGAACGTATTTCTAGGTTCACAAATAAATCCAGGGAGAGACTTTCCCATTGCATCCAATGAGGTAACGTATGTAGGCCAACCCATCGCGGCAGTGGTCGCTAGAGATAGATATGAAGCTCAAGATCTGCTGGAGAGTATCGAGGTGGAGTACCAGCAACTACCGTTTGAGGTAGATCCTTTCAAAGCCATGGAAGATAAAGTAAAAGTTTACTCTAAGTTGGAGAGTAATATTCATATAAAGAAGGAATTCTTTGGAGGGGAACCGTTAAAAGAAATTGATAAGTCCCCTGTAGTCTTGACCGGGGAGTTACATAATCAAAGGGTGATAGCCTCACCCATGGAAACAAGGGGTATCGTAGCCTGGTTTGATGGAAACAGACTTAACGTTTGGTCCTCCACTCAATCAGCCCATTACCTTAGGAGGAACTTGGTGAGTTTTCTCGGTATCTCAAATATAAGAGTGGTTCAACCTGACGTAGGAGGAGCTTTTGGGAGTAAGATAATAACGCATCCTGAGGAGTACGCCGTCAGCTATCTTGCGCTTAAACTTGGAGTTCCACTAAAGTGGATAGCAACAAGAAGGGAGGAGATGATTACTGCAGGACACGGTAGAGACAAATGGCTAAGGTATAAGATAGGTGTAAATAGAGATGGTACAATAAGGGTCCTCATGGGTACAGTAATAGGAAACCTTGGTGCACCCTACGCTGATGCGAACGACGATGATGGTGGGAACATATTGAGTGCAGCAAGAATGCTTCCGGGCCCCTACAAGATAAAGCACGGTTATATTACAGCATATGGTGTAAATACAAATCTAACACCCACAACGTCCTATAGAGGTGCAGGAAGACCGGAAGCAACGTACTTCATTGAGAGTATTATGGAAGAGGTCGCCAATGAACTTAAGATAGATCCGTTTGAGATTAGAATGAGGAACGTTGTCAGACCTGAGGATATGCCCTTCACTAATCCATTTAATATAACGTATGATACAGGTAACTACGTTGAGATACTAAACCAATCTAAACCCTATTACGAAAGCCTCAAGTCCGAGGCTACGCCAAGTGAAGAGTGTGTTGGGTTAGGAATGTACGTTGAAATAACAGCTTTTGGCCCGTGGGAAACAGCTCGAGTTTATGCCAAATATGATGGAAAAATAGTGGTAGTTTCAGGAACTGGACCTCATGGCCAGGGAGAAGGCACGGCGTTTGCTCAGTTAGCAGCCGACGTACTAGAGATACCTATGGAACTCGTTGAGGTCAAGTGGGGAGATACTGATATCATTGAAGACGGTATTGGTACATGGGGTAGCAGAACTGCGACGATTGGAGGTTCTGCAGTTATGCAAGCTTCTCAAGAGTTAAAGAAGAGAATAATGGAGGCAGCGGCAAAGTCAATGGAGGCAGATCTAGAGGAAATTGAGTACAGTGAGGGTAAGATAAGGCATAAGAAAACTGGGAAGAGTATCGATCTATCTGAGGCAATCAAATCGGCATACAAGTTAGGCATTCCTTTAGACGTTACGTCAGTTTATCCAGTGAAAAAGCCGACAACTCCGTACGGAGTACATATGGCTTTAATTAGTGTAGATAAGGAAACTGGCATGATAAAGGTAAAGAAGTATGTAGCGCTCGATGACATTGGAAACGTTATAAATCCTCTTCTTGCAGAGGGACAAATTCACGGTGGTTCACTTCAGGGAATTAGCCAAGCTCTATACGAAGAAGCTGTATTTAGTGACGGGTTATTACAGAACGGGAACTTTGGGGACTACACCATACCTACTGCAGTTGAAACGCCTAAGTTCAGCTGGAGATATGTAGTCAATGGCCTATCACCTCACCCCACAGGTTCTAAAGGTGTTGGAGAGGCCGGAGCGGTAGTTGGAACTCCCGTTATCATGAGTGCGATTCAAAGATGTCTAGGCAAGAAGTTCAATTATATGCCAATAAACCTAGAGAGAGCATTAGCTTAA